A window of the Paenibacillus woosongensis genome harbors these coding sequences:
- a CDS encoding MerR family DNA-binding protein, producing the protein MGFTIKEIQQLLVLRNDSVSTECNDATVMLMNQKIMKLEEKVQFYQHALKVTYIFRKIISLLDLSSGSLIYVWIEP; encoded by the coding sequence TTGGGTTTTACAATAAAGGAAATTCAACAATTACTTGTTTTACGAAACGATTCCGTATCAACAGAATGTAACGATGCAACAGTAATGTTAATGAATCAAAAAATAATGAAGCTTGAGGAGAAGGTTCAGTTTTATCAGCATGCATTAAAGGTAACTTATATTTTTCGCAAGATTATCTCCTTATTGGATCTATCATCTGGATCGCTCATATATGTATGGATAGAGCCATAG